CGATCAGCACTTGGGCTTTTAATGAGCTTGCATGAGTCAAAAAATAATTCTTTATTTGACATTTTAGCCATCGGTTTTGGCTTAACTTTGTTTGTGTTGTATGTTTCTGGCGTGATGATTACGCTTTTTGTAAGCAAGAAAAACCGCAAAGCACAATACCTTGCTATAGTTTTGGGTTGTGCGATCTGTCTTGTTTTTGCACTTCAAGCAACTTTATTTTAAAACTTTAATAAATTCTTTAGAGTAAAAAATTTAATTTTAAAAGCAAGAATTTAAAAACTAGCCCAAAAATTTGGGCTAGACTTACTTAGAAGTTAAGTAATTTGTTGATTTGTTTGCCAGCTTCTTCTTTAGCCGCTTCTTTAGCTTCTTCTTTTTTAGCAGCAGCTACTTCTTTAGCGCTTTTGCCGCTCATTAATTGTCCAGCAACATCAGCACCTTGAGCTTTAGCAGCACCTTTTACAGCTTCATTTGCTAAAGCCACACTTGCACCAAGTAAAGCAGCAAATGCTACAACGAGTAATTTTTTCATTGTGTCTCCTTTAAGATAAATTGTGGTTGTGATTGTATCAAAAAAATAAAAACAAAAATTAAATTTGAGCTTAAAATAAAAAATGTTATAATCGTGCTTTTAAACTTGGAGCAAAGCCTGATGAGTGCGTCTAAAGAAAAGATTTTCTTTGTTTTTATGCTGATAGCGATGATGTTTTGGGGTGGTTCTTGGGTAAGCTCTAAGGTTTTGACACTCTATGCAAGTGCTTATATTATCGCTTTTTGGCGTTTTTTGATCGTTTTTATCGGCGTTGTAATTTTGCTTTTTGTGTTTAAAATTTCAATCCGCTTTGAAAAACGCATTTTTAAATTCATACTTTTAGCCGGTTTGTGTAATGCTATTTATTCTTTTTTATTATTTGCTGGACTCAATCAAGCAGACGCTGGCAAAAGCGGAGTTTTAACCACTACAATGACGCCCATTTTTGCATATATACTCACGCATATGTATTTGTGCTTCAAAGGAAAAATTCACTTCCTAGAACTTCCTAAAAATGAGCTTTTTGGACTTATTTTAGCCCTTATTTCAGGGGCTTTTTTGCTTGAAATTCAAAGCTTTTCTACACTTTTAAATCCTTTCAATGTCTTTTTCTTGCTTGCAGCATTTGATTGGGCGGTGATGAGCCTTTTTACGCAAAAGATTAATTTGCACCCTTTAGCGATAAATTTCTATGTCACGCTTTTGGCGTTGCTGTGCTTTTCGCCGTGTTTTTTTCTACAAGAAACTTATAGTGTTTTTGACGCTGATTGGATTTTTTGGCTGAATTTGGGCTTTTTGGCGATTTTATCAACTATAGTTGGCACAGGGATTTATTATCTAGGAATTCAGTATCTTGGGGCTTTTAGAGCAAATTCTTTTTTGCTTTTGGTGCCACTTTTTGCTTTGCTGATAAGTTATGTTTTTCTTGATGAAATTCCGAGTTTAAAAACGATTTTTGGTTCTGTTTTGGCTATTTTTGCGATTTATTTGATTAATATTTATGGTAAAAACTTAAGAAAAATTTAACATTTTTCGTTATAATCAGCTCAAAATTTTACTTAACAGCAAGGATAATTTATGCTTCAAACTTGTATTTTTCCAGCCGCAGGATATGGCACTCGCTTTTTACCAGCCACTAAGGCTTTGCCTAAGGAAATGCTTCCTATACTGACAAAACCACTTATTCATTATGGGGTTGATGAGGCTTTAGAAGCTGGTATGGATACTATGGGCTTTGTTACATGACGTGGAAAAAGGGCTTTGGAGGATTATTTTGATACTTCTTATGAGCTAGAACATCAAATTTCAGGCACAAAAAAAGAATATCTGCTTGCTGAAATTCGCTCACTCATCACTCGTTGCACCTTTACTTTTACAAGGCAAAATGAAATGAGAGGCTTAGGAGATGCTGTTTTAAAGGGTAGGGCTTTAGCTGGTGATGAAGCTTTTGGGGTGATATTAGCTGATGATTTGTGTGTAAATGAGGACGGGCTTGGGGTTATGGCTCAAATGGTAAAAATTTATGAAAAATACCGCTGCACCGTAGTTGCTGTTATGGAAGTGCCAAAAGAGCAGGTTTCAAGCTATGGAGTTATCGCTGGAAACGCAGTAGAAGATAATCTCATCATGGTTAGCTCGATGATAGAAAAGCCAAGCATTGAAGAAGCCCCAAGCAATCTTGCTATCATAGGCAGATACATACTCACTCCAGCGATCAGCACTTGGGCTTTTAATGAGCTTGCATGAGTCAAAAAATAATTCTTTATTTGACATTTTAGCCATCGGTTTTGGCTTAACTTTGTTTGTGTTGTATGTTTCTGGCGTGATGATTACGCTTTTTGTAAGCAAGAAAAACCGCAAAGCACAATACCTTGCTATAGTTTTGGGTTGTGCGATCTGTCTTGTTTTTGCACTTCAAGCAACTTTATTTTAAAACTTTAATAAATTCTTTAGAGTAAAAAATTTAATTTTAAAAGCAAGAATTTAAAAACTAGCCCAAAAATTTGGGCTAGACTTACTTAGAAGTTAAGTAATTTGTTGATTTGTTTGCCAGCTTCTTCTTTAGCCGCTTCTTTAGCTTCTTCTTTTTTAGCAGCAGCTACTTCTTTAGCGCTTTTGCCGCTCATTAATTGTCCAGCAACATCAGCACCTTGAGCTTTAGCAGCACCTTTTACAGCTTCATTTGCTAAAGCCACACTTGCACCAAGTAAAGCAGCAAATGCTACAACGAGTAATTTTTTCATTGTGTCTCCTTTAAGATAAATTGTGGTTGTGATTGTATCAAAAAAATAAAAACAAAAATTAAATTTGAGCTTAAAATAAAAAATGTTATAATCGTGCTTTTAAACTTGGAGCAAAGCCTGATGAGTGCGTCTAAAGAAAAGATTTTCTTTGTTTTTATGCTGATAGCGATGATGTTTTGGGGTGGTTCTTGGGTAAGCTCTAAGGTTTTGACACTCTATGCAAGTGCTTATATTATCGCTTTTTGGCGTTTTTTGATCGTTTTTATCGGCGTTGTAATTTTGCTTTTTGTGTTTAAAATTTCAATCCGCTTTGAAAAACGCATTTTTAAATTCATACTTTTAGCCGGTTTGTGTAATGCTATTTATTCTTTTTTATTATTTGCTGGACTCAATCAAGCAGACGCTGGCAAAAGCGGAGTTTTAACCACTACAATGACGCCCATTTTTGCATATATACTCACGCATATGTATTTGTGCTTCAAAGGAAAAATTCACTTCCTAGAACTTCCTAAAAATGAGCTTTTTGGACTTATTTTAGCCCTTATTTCAGGGGCTTTTTTGCTTGAAATTCAAAGCTTTTCTACACTTTTAAATCCTTTCAATGTCTTTTTCTTGCTTGCAGCATTTGATTGGGCGGTGATGAGCCTTTTTACGCAAAAGATTAATTTGCACCCTTTAGCGATAAATTTCTATGTCACGCTTTTGGCGTTGCTGTGCTTTTCGCCGTGTTTTTTTCTACAAGAAACTTATAGTGTTTTTGACGCTGATTGGATTTTTTGGCTGAATTTGGGCTTTTTGGCGATTTTATCAACTATAGTTGGCACAGGGATTTATTATCTAGGAATTCAGTATCTTGGGGCTTTTAGAGCAAATTCTTTTTTGCTTTTGGTGCCACTTTTTGCTTTGCTGATAAGTTATGTTTTTCTTGATGAAATTCCGAGTTTAAAAACGATTTTTGGTTCTGTTTTGGCTATTTTTGCGATTTATTTGATTAATATTTATGGTAAAAACTTAAGAAAAATTTAACATTTTTCGTTATAATCAGCTCAAAATTTTACTTAACAGCAAGGATAATTTATGCTTCAAACTTGTATTTTTCCAGCCGCAGGATATGGCACTCGCTTTTTACCAGCCACTAAGGCTTTGCCTAAGGAAATGCTTCCTATACTGACAAAACCACTTATTCATTATGGGGTTGATGAGGCTTTAGAAGCTGGTATGGATACTATGGGCTTTGTTACAGGACGTGGAAAAAGGGCTTTGGAGGATTATTTTGATACTTCTTATGAGCTAGAACATCAAATTTCAGGCACAAAAAAAGAATATCTGCTTGCTGAAATTCGCTCACTCATCACTCGTTGCACCTTTACTTTTACAAGGCAAAATGAAATGAGAGGCTTAGGAGATGCTGTTTTAAAGGGTAGGGCTTTAGCTGGTGATGAAGCTTTTGGGGTGATATTAGCTGATGATTTGTGTGTAAATGAGGACGGGCTTGGGGTTATGGCTCAAATGGTAAAAATTTATGAAAAATACCGCTGCACCGTAGTTGCTGTTATGGAAGTGCCAAAAGAGCAGGTTTCAAGCTATGGAGTTATCGCTGGAAACGCAGTAGAAGATAATCTCATCATGGTTAGCTCGATGATAGAAAAGCCAAGCATTGAAGAAGCCCCAAGCAATCTTGCTATCATAGGCAGATACATACTCACTCCAGATATTTTTGGTATTTTAGAAAATACAAAGGCTGGCAAAAACGGCGAAATTCAGCTCACTGACGCGCTTTTGGCTCAAGCTACAAATGGCATGGTTTTAGCTTATAAATTTGAGGGCAAAAGATTTGATTGCGGTTCTGTAGAAGGCTTTGTTGAGGCGACGAATTATTTTTATGGCAAGAGCAAATGCTAAACAATCACTTTTTTTTTAAAACTGCTCAGCTTGATACCATAAAAGCTTATGCGCAACGCATTAATGATGAGTTTGAGAGTAAAGAGATAGGGTATTATCATTTAGCTGATAATACTGGCTTAATTTCTGAATGCGAGCAGTATTTTCAAAACAAAACTTATAAAAATGTAATCTTGCTTGGCATGGGTGGTTCAAGCTGTGGAGTAAAGGCTTTAAGAGACTTTTTAGTCCAGCAAGATAAAGGCAAATGCAAGCTTTTTATACTTGATAATAGCTCAAATCTTAGCCTTACAAAAGTGCTTGATGAGGTGAATTTAGAAGATAGTCTTTTTATAGTGGCGAGTAAAACCGGCACGACTATAGAAGTTGTGAGTCTTTTTAAGCTTATTATGGCTCATTTTAAGCTTGAAATGAAGGATTTATCTAAGAATTTCATCTTTATCACTGATGAAAACTCAAAGCTTCATAAACTTGGCGAGCAGCTTAGTGTAAAATGCTTTTTAATCCCAGCTAATGTTGGCGGTCGTTTTAGCGTGCTTTCAGCTGTGGGCGTGGTGCCACTTTTTGTGTGCGGATATGATGTTAAAGCCTTGCTTGATGGAGCTTTGACGTGCAAGAAAGATTTTTTTGAGAAAAAACAAGAAAGCATTTTGCAAAAAGCCTATCATTACTGCACGCATAAATATGCAAATATCAGCGTTTTGTTTAGTTATGGCGATGCTTTTAAGGGTTTTAATGAATGGTTTGTCCAGCTTATCGCTGAGAGTTTGGGTAAAAAGCAAGGCTATAAAAGGCTTGGCATTACGCCTATAGCCTTAATTGGAGCTAGGGATCAGCACAGTTTCTTACAACTCATTATGCAAGGTCCAAAGGATAAAATGGTGACTTTTTTAAGGGTAAAAGAGCTTGAAAAATCCATGTGTATCCCTAAACTTTCTTTACCTTACTTAGAGGATTGTGATTTTAGCAATGGAGTTGATTTGCAAAAACTTCTTAATGCGCAGTGTGAAGCGACTTTGCAAGCTTTAGTAGCTGAAAATTTAAGCGTTGATTTAATCGAGCTTGATAGGCTTGATGAGTGGCATGGTGGGTATTTGATGTATCATTATGAGCTTTTAACTTCAGCGTGTGGAGTAATGCTTGGTATTAATACCTACGATCAGCCCGGTGTTGAGGTTGGTAAGCTTATCTTAAAAAAAATCTTATCTTAAAAAAGGAAAAACTATGCGTTATGGTGAAAAAGAGATTAAAGAATTTGATGTAGAAAAGGACTTAGAACTTTGGGAAAACAAAGCTGAAAATGATTATATCATCAAAATTTCTTTGCCTGAGTTTATGTGCTTGTGTCCAAGAAGTGGCTATCCAGACTTTGCGACTTTAAATTTAGAATATATCCCTGATCAATTTGTCGTCGAGCTTAAAGCTATTAAAATTTATATCAACTCTTTTATGTATAAAAATATCAGCCACGAAGCTGTGGTCAATGAAATTTACAGCACTTTAAAAGCGAAGTTAAAACCAAAGTGGATTAAACTTGAGGCAGATTTTAACCCTCGTGGAAATGTGCATACTATCATTGAATGCCGTTCTGATCTAGTTGTGCCAAAATGAAACTTTTTGCACTCTTAAGCCTTATGAGAAAGAGCTTTTAAAAGCACAAAAGCTTCAAAAACTCTTTCAAATACCTTGAATTTAAGGTATTTTCTAAAAATATTTTTTATTTTATCTTTCACGCTCACTTCACACAAAAAGTATAAACTTGCACTTACTAAAACATTTTTAAGGAGAAAGAAATGAAAACAAAACTTATCCCTGCTATTTTAGCATGCTCTGCAATCCTTGCAAGCGCAAACCCAGCCGCTACTGCGCCAGCTCCAGCTCAAGCCCCTGCAGTTGCACCAGCTCCGGTTGCTCCATATCCTGTGTATCCACAACAAGCTGTGCCACCACAAGATTATTTTAATGGTTTGCCAAAAAACATTAACGCTCAAATTCAAAAGCTCTATCCGGGCGCATTTATTGTTGATATGGATTGGGAAGCGTATGGCTATGAGATCAAGCTTAACAATTTTATGGAGCTTTATTTTGATCGCAATGGCAACTTTTTAGGGCAAAAATTTGACGATTAATCAGCTTTAAATAAAGCTTTTTTTGCAAAGAGTAGGCTTGCTCTTTGCATTTTTTTACTTTCTTTTTCAAACTTCCCTTAGATAAATACAAATTTATATTATAATTACACAATTTTAAACCAAATAAGGAAAAAAACAATGGCAAAAGACGCAAACGGCACGACGCTTGAGGCTGGCGATAGTGTAAGTGTGATTAAGGATTTAAAGATCAAAGGAGCAAGCCACACCTTAAAAAGGGGCAGTGTGATTAAAAATATCAAACTCACAAGCAAAGAAGGCGAGATTGAAGCGCGTGTGGATAAGCTTGGTGTTATCGTGCTGAAAACTGAGTTTTTAAAGAAAATTTAAGGGTTTGTTTTGAGGCTTTTGTTTGTCTTAAGGGGCAATTATTTTAACGCTCAAAAAGAATGGCTCGCAAAAAACGAGCTGTTAAATTATACCTTAGATTTAGAAGAACTTCGCTTTTTAGCAGGTGGATATAAAATGTTAAGCAATGGCTACAAAAGCCTTGATTACCGCAATGCAAGCGAAATTTTAGAGCATTTGTTTAAGCTTTTAGAGCTAAGAATGAACAAAGGCGAGCTTTGTATAGTCAATGCTCCAAATGCAAACAATTCCATACTTAAAGAGTATAAAGACTTAGCCTTAAAATACCGCTATGAGCTATTTATCATCGAGTTTAACACCTTAAATTTAGAAGAAGTAAAGCTTAAAAACTTCATCATCGCTCAGCAAAAGGGCGTTTTTATCCCAGAACATATACTTGAGGCTATTGATTATGCTTTGCAAAAAGAAAAAATTGCTAAGAAATTTAAAGTTATCAAACCTTATGAATTTAAAGAGTATTTATATCAAATTCGCGATCTTAGCGC
This is a stretch of genomic DNA from Campylobacter sp. MIT 12-8780. It encodes these proteins:
- a CDS encoding alkylphosphonate utilization protein, which codes for MAKDANGTTLEAGDSVSVIKDLKIKGASHTLKRGSVIKNIKLTSKEGEIEARVDKLGVIVLKTEFLKKI
- a CDS encoding PepSY-like domain-containing protein, yielding MKTKLIPAILACSAILASANPAATAPAPAQAPAVAPAPVAPYPVYPQQAVPPQDYFNGLPKNINAQIQKLYPGAFIVDMDWEAYGYEIKLNNFMELYFDRNGNFLGQKFDD
- the galU gene encoding UTP--glucose-1-phosphate uridylyltransferase GalU; its protein translation is MLQTCIFPAAGYGTRFLPATKALPKEMLPILTKPLIHYGVDEALEAGMDTMGFVTGRGKRALEDYFDTSYELEHQISGTKKEYLLAEIRSLITRCTFTFTRQNEMRGLGDAVLKGRALAGDEAFGVILADDLCVNEDGLGVMAQMVKIYEKYRCTVVAVMEVPKEQVSSYGVIAGNAVEDNLIMVSSMIEKPSIEEAPSNLAIIGRYILTPDIFGILENTKAGKNGEIQLTDALLAQATNGMVLAYKFEGKRFDCGSVEGFVEATNYFYGKSKC
- a CDS encoding DMT family transporter; amino-acid sequence: MSASKEKIFFVFMLIAMMFWGGSWVSSKVLTLYASAYIIAFWRFLIVFIGVVILLFVFKISIRFEKRIFKFILLAGLCNAIYSFLLFAGLNQADAGKSGVLTTTMTPIFAYILTHMYLCFKGKIHFLELPKNELFGLILALISGAFLLEIQSFSTLLNPFNVFFLLAAFDWAVMSLFTQKINLHPLAINFYVTLLALLCFSPCFFLQETYSVFDADWIFWLNLGFLAILSTIVGTGIYYLGIQYLGAFRANSFLLLVPLFALLISYVFLDEIPSLKTIFGSVLAIFAIYLINIYGKNLRKI
- the queF gene encoding preQ(1) synthase — translated: MRYGEKEIKEFDVEKDLELWENKAENDYIIKISLPEFMCLCPRSGYPDFATLNLEYIPDQFVVELKAIKIYINSFMYKNISHEAVVNEIYSTLKAKLKPKWIKLEADFNPRGNVHTIIECRSDLVVPK
- a CDS encoding glucose-6-phosphate isomerase, which encodes MLNNHFFFKTAQLDTIKAYAQRINDEFESKEIGYYHLADNTGLISECEQYFQNKTYKNVILLGMGGSSCGVKALRDFLVQQDKGKCKLFILDNSSNLSLTKVLDEVNLEDSLFIVASKTGTTIEVVSLFKLIMAHFKLEMKDLSKNFIFITDENSKLHKLGEQLSVKCFLIPANVGGRFSVLSAVGVVPLFVCGYDVKALLDGALTCKKDFFEKKQESILQKAYHYCTHKYANISVLFSYGDAFKGFNEWFVQLIAESLGKKQGYKRLGITPIALIGARDQHSFLQLIMQGPKDKMVTFLRVKELEKSMCIPKLSLPYLEDCDFSNGVDLQKLLNAQCEATLQALVAENLSVDLIELDRLDEWHGGYLMYHYELLTSACGVMLGINTYDQPGVEVGKLILKKILS